In Natrinema amylolyticum, the following are encoded in one genomic region:
- a CDS encoding Hsp20/alpha crystallin family protein, producing MSSSSSSDAASFPFPTQFVYEGAADRFRAAVDVAPAGIDDVTIEAGSRRLRIAVDRGDDVVERTVTPLSSDLVFGEDREAVYNNGVLTVSLATRPRNG from the coding sequence ATGTCCTCCAGTTCGTCGTCCGACGCGGCGTCGTTTCCCTTTCCGACGCAGTTCGTCTACGAGGGGGCGGCCGACCGGTTCCGAGCCGCCGTCGACGTCGCCCCCGCGGGTATCGATGACGTGACGATCGAAGCCGGCTCGCGTCGCCTCCGAATCGCCGTCGATCGAGGCGATGACGTCGTCGAGCGGACCGTCACACCGCTCTCCTCGGATCTCGTCTTCGGCGAGGATCGCGAGGCGGTCTACAACAACGGCGTCCTCACGGTGTCGCTCGCCACCCGTCCTCGCAACGGGTAA
- a CDS encoding sulfatase, whose translation MSDSNGRDDESHCTVRNVVLVVLDTARAKSVGMQSFPVDRNAPTADPVGIQSAPGDRPGSSGDSVGAHPTPTLTRLAEEGVAFENAFATAPWTLPSHASFFTGTYPSEHGTHGGHTYLDDDLRTVPEAFADAGFETIGVSNNTWITEEFGFDRGFEDLRKGWQYIQSDADMGAVVRGEDLREKLTATRNRILDGNPFVNAANILYSELLQPTGDDGSDRSTDWIADWLADRDDDRPFFLFCNFIEPHVRYDPPREYAERFLPEGASYEEATAIRQDPRAYDCDDYEISDHEFALLRGLYRAELAYVDQQVGQLRDALEDAGEWEDTLFVVCGDHGEHIGEHGFFGHQYNLYDTLLNVPLVCHGGPFTGGERRHDLVQLLDLPATLLETAGIDDPELRQQWSSRSLHPQSTADPRDAVFAEYVAPQPSIERLEARFGEIPDRVREFDRRLRAVRTTEHKYVRGDDGFERLHRVRTDPLEHTDISDENPERVRALRRRLEKRFDPLAEAGASGEVEMREGTKERLADLGYL comes from the coding sequence ATGTCGGACTCGAACGGACGTGACGACGAGTCACATTGTACTGTGCGGAACGTCGTTCTCGTGGTTCTCGATACGGCTCGGGCGAAGAGCGTCGGGATGCAGTCGTTTCCGGTCGATCGAAACGCACCGACGGCCGACCCCGTCGGAATCCAATCGGCTCCGGGAGATCGACCCGGCTCGAGCGGCGATTCCGTCGGAGCCCACCCGACGCCGACCCTGACGCGCCTCGCCGAAGAGGGCGTCGCCTTCGAGAACGCGTTCGCGACCGCGCCCTGGACGCTCCCCTCTCACGCGTCGTTTTTCACCGGCACCTATCCCTCCGAACACGGCACGCACGGCGGCCACACCTATCTCGATGACGATCTCCGGACTGTGCCCGAGGCCTTCGCCGACGCGGGGTTCGAGACGATCGGCGTCTCGAACAACACCTGGATCACCGAGGAGTTCGGCTTCGACCGCGGCTTCGAGGACCTCCGCAAGGGGTGGCAGTACATCCAGTCCGACGCCGACATGGGCGCGGTCGTCCGCGGCGAAGACCTCCGGGAGAAACTCACCGCAACCCGGAACCGGATTTTGGACGGAAACCCGTTCGTCAATGCCGCCAACATCCTCTACAGCGAACTGCTACAGCCGACCGGCGACGACGGCTCCGATCGGTCGACGGACTGGATCGCCGACTGGCTCGCGGACCGGGACGACGACCGGCCATTCTTCCTGTTCTGTAACTTCATCGAGCCCCACGTCCGGTACGATCCGCCGAGAGAGTACGCCGAACGGTTCCTCCCGGAGGGAGCCAGCTACGAGGAGGCGACCGCGATCAGGCAGGACCCCCGCGCCTACGACTGTGACGACTACGAGATCTCCGATCACGAGTTCGCCCTGCTCCGGGGGCTCTACCGCGCCGAACTCGCCTACGTCGACCAGCAGGTCGGTCAGCTCCGAGACGCCCTCGAGGACGCAGGCGAGTGGGAGGACACCCTGTTCGTCGTCTGTGGCGACCACGGCGAGCACATCGGCGAACACGGCTTTTTCGGCCACCAGTACAACCTCTACGACACGCTGCTCAACGTCCCGCTGGTCTGTCACGGCGGTCCCTTCACCGGCGGCGAGCGACGCCACGACCTCGTACAACTGCTCGACCTTCCCGCCACGCTGCTCGAGACGGCCGGGATCGACGACCCCGAGCTACGCCAGCAGTGGTCGAGCCGCTCGCTCCATCCCCAGTCGACCGCCGACCCCCGCGACGCCGTCTTCGCCGAGTACGTCGCGCCCCAGCCCTCGATCGAACGGCTCGAGGCCCGGTTCGGCGAGATTCCGGATCGGGTCCGCGAATTCGACCGCCGGCTGCGGGCGGTCCGCACGACCGAGCACAAGTACGTTCGCGGCGACGACGGCTTCGAGCGGCTCCACCGCGTCCGGACTGATCCGCTCGAGCACACCGATATCAGCGACGAGAACCCCGAGCGGGTCCGGGCGTTACGGCGGCGACTCGAGAAGCGCTTCGACCCGCTCGCCGAGGCGGGCGCGTCGGGCGAGGTCGAAATGCGCGAGGGGACGAAAGAGCGGTTGGCGGATCTCGGCTATCTCTGA